The following coding sequences lie in one Miscanthus floridulus cultivar M001 chromosome 9, ASM1932011v1, whole genome shotgun sequence genomic window:
- the LOC136482735 gene encoding magnesium/proton exchanger 1, translating into MSNIAMVRAVPPPPSLSCDSDTYLLFHGETLLSNGVRASLYTVALAYCFIGLSAITARFFKSMEQIMRHSREVVVGVDPHTKAPVVKHEKVWNYAVADIALLAFGTSFPQISLATIDAIRNLGELTAGGLGPGTLVGSAAFDLFPIHAVCVVMPRAGSKKKISDLGVWLVELVWSFWAYIWLYVILEVWTPKVITLWEALLTVLQYGLLLLHAYAQDKRWPFVSIPFVRGERPEDWVPPEDVSVDYHNCDGISETLPISADRNDGIVEVFSGHSYHNAEYSQVPQMDIEGSSTIDQVVKNTQEDMSWLFIWWQQFVDASMLESPESRKMDSACLRFTRIFWNLIIAPWKFLFAFVPPYHIAHGWIAFICSLVFISGIAYGVTKLTDQISCVTGVSPYVIAFTALAAGTSWPDLVASKIAAERQVTADSAIANITCSNSVNIYVGIGVPWLIDTVYNFFVYQEPLYIDNAADLSFSLLVFFATSFGCIMVLVLRRIILGAELGGPRLWAWVTSVYFMILWVVFVVFSSLRVSGII; encoded by the exons ATGTCCAACATCGCGATGGTGCGTGCTGTTCCTCCTCCTCCATCGTTGTCGTGTGACAGTGACACCTACCTGCTGTTCCATGGCGAGACTCTGCTTTCCAACGGCGTCCGCGCCTCCCTCTACACCGTCGCGCTCGCGTACTGCTTCATCGGGCTGTCCGCGATCACCGCCCGGTTCTTCAAATCCATGGAGCAGATCATGAGGCACTCCCGGGAAGTGGTGGTCGGCGTCGACCCGCACACCAAGGCGCCTGTCGTGAAGCACGAGAAGGTGTGGAACTACGCCGTGGCGGACATTGCTCTGCTTGCATTCGGCACCAGCTTTCCTCAGATCTCCCTGGCCACCATCGATGCGATCCGTAATCTGGGTGAACTGACAGCAGGAG GTCTGGGTCCTGGCACACTTGTTGGTTCAGCGGCGTTTGATCTGTTTCCAATCCATGCTGTCTGTGTGGTTATGCCAAGGGCAGGGTCTAAGAAAAAGATCTCCGACTTGGGTGTTTGGTTAGTTGAGCTCGTCTGGTCTTTCTGGGCATATATTTGGCTCTATGTTATCTTAGAG GTGTGGACACCTAAAGTGATCACCCTCTGGGAGGCATTGCTGACAGTCTTGCAGTATGGGTTGCTTCTGCTTCATGCATATGCACAGGATAAACGGTGGCCATTTGTATCAATTCCATT TGTGAGAGGTGAGAGGCCTGAAGATTGGGTTCCACCAGAAGATGTTTCTGTTGATTACCACAACTGTGATGGCATTAGTGAGACACTCCCTATAAGTGCTGATCGGAATGATGGCATTGTAGAAGTATTCTCCGGACATTCCTACCACAATGCAG AGTACAGTCAAGTTCCACAAATGGATATTGAAGGATCGTCAACAATTGATCAAGTTGTAAAGAACACACAAGAGGATATGTCCTGGCTTTTTATTTGGTGGCAACAATTTGTTGATGCTTCAATG TTGGAGAGCCCTGAGTCAAGGAAGATGGATTCTGCTTGCCTGAGGTTCACCAGAATATTTTGGAACTTGATCATTGCGCCTTGGAAATTCTTGTTTGCTTTTGTGCCCCCATACCACATTGCACATGGCTGGATTGCTTTTATATGCTCACTGGTCTTCATAAGTGGTATTGCTTATGGTGTTACTAAGCTTACAGATCAGATAAGCTGCGTCACAG GAGTAAGTCCATATGTTATTGCATTCACAGCACTGGCTGCTGGAACCTCATGGCCAGATCTAGTTGCCAGCAAGATAGCTGCTGAGCGTCAAGTCACTGCAGACTCTGCAATAGCCAACATCACCTGCAG TAACTCGGTGAACATATATGTTGGCATTGGTGTTCCATGGTTGATTGACACAGTGTACAACTTCTTCGTTTACCAGGAACCATTGTACATAGATAATGCTGCTGATCTCAGCTTCTCTCTTCTAGTCTTCTTTGCCACATCATTTGGATGTATAATGGTTTTGGTTCTGCGCCGCATTATACTCGGTGCTGAGCTTGGCGGCCCTAGGCTATGGGCTTGGGTTACATCAGTCTACTTCATGATCCTTTGGGTTGTTTTTGTTGTATTTTCCTCTTTAAGAGTTTCAGGAATAATATAG